CGATCTCATCTCCGGCGCGAATCGTGCCACTGGAACTGCGCTTTCCACAGACCAGTTCAAGCCCGCGCACCAGACTGCTTTTTCCGGCCCCGCTCTCCCCCGTCACCGCCGTCAATCCGGCGCCGAAGCGCAGCGAAACCTGCCCGATGCCGCCCACGGAAACGAGTTTCAGCTCTTCAAGCACGGCGGGCGCTCCTTTCGGAAACTGGATTCCAGCCCCACAGGAGCTTTTCGTGGAGCAGATCGTAATAGTCGAACTGAGGCAGCGAGATGGTGTTGACGCCGTGATCCCTGGAGAGCCGCACATCGAGACGATCGCGGCTGGAAAAAGGGTAAACGTCGGCGCCGTCCACCGTCAAAAACAGCTCGGAATTTTCCGTCGGGCGCAGCGTCAGGCAGTCGTCCGGCCCCAGCAGCGTGGGGCGCGCATATAACGTGTGCGCGCAAATGGGGACCAGCAGCATGCAGTCCAGCGACGGCGGCACGATCGGCCCGCCCGCGGAAAGCGCATAAGCCGTAGATCCCGTCGGCGTCGAAATGATCACGCCGTCGGCGCGGTATTCGCATATCGGCTTCCCCTGCACCTGCACGTCGAGAGAGACCAGCCGCGCCTGGATCCCCTTGCTGAGCACGAGATCGTTGAGAGCGAAAACGCGCCGTTCTTTCTCCTCCGTCGCCAATACGCCTTCGAGACAACGCCGCCGTTCGATCTTAAAATCGCCCTTTTCGATCTGCTCGATCTGTTCGCGCACGCGCCGCGGATCGCCGACCGCCAGGAAGCCCAGGTGTCCCACGGAGACGCCGAACAGGTTGATGCCGCTGTGCTGCACCAGATGGGCGGCCTGCAGAAAAGTGCCGTCGCCGCCGATCACCAGCGCCGTCTCCACCTCCGCCAGCCAACGGTCGAGAGGGATCCCGCTCTGACGGAGCGCGGCCGCCTCATCGGCAAAGAGCAAAAAGGGATTGTCCCTCTTTCTTCCCCACGCGCACAGCTCCTCAGCCAGCTGGACCGCTTCGGGCTTCGACAAATTAACAATCAGGCCGAATTTCATCGACTGTCCTCCATCGGAAATACACCAGGGATTCCGTTTCACAAAAAGAATTCAATGCGATTATAGCAGATTTCACGAAGCCGACAATTCAAAGGCGGCGATTTCCGCAACAAAACAACAAAAAGGCGCCGAAGGAAACAAGACGCAGTTTCCTCCGACGCCTTAAAAGTTCAGCTCATTCGGCGAGGGCTTCGTGGCTCATGCGCACCAGCTCATGAAAATCCACTGCCACCGAGGCGACGTTTTTTTTCAAATGAAACAGGAATTCGATGTTGCCTTTGGGGCCCTTGATCGCCGACCAGGCCGCCCCCGCGAGTCCCCACGGCGTCTCGCCGCCGATGAACGCCGACAGATCTTCCAGCACGCCGCAATGAACGTCCGCGGAACGGACCACGCCGCCCTCGCCGACTTCCTCGCGGCGGACTTCGAACTGCGGCTTGACCAGCACCACGGCTTCGGCGTCCGCCGACGTCGACGCCGCCAGCGGATTCAACAGCAGGCGCAGCGATATGAACGAGGCGTCGCTGCAGGCAAAATCCGGCGGCGGCGAAAACATCTCCCCCGTCAGGGAACGGGCGTTCCGGCGCTCCATCACCACCACCCGCGGATCGGTGCGCAGGCTCCAGTCCAGCAGTCCGTAGCCGACGTCGACGGCGTAGACTTTCGCCGCGCCATGTTTGAGCATCACCTGAGTGAAACCGCCGGTCGAAGCGCCGACGTCGAGGCACACGCGGCCGTCCAGCTTCAGATGGAAACGCTCGATCGCCGTCAGCAGTTTGTGGGCGCCGCGGCTGACCCAGCCGCCGGAACCGCTTTTCAGGCGCACGACGGCGGCGTCCTTCACCGGCTGTCCGGCGCTGGACGCCGGTTGACCGTCGATCAGGACCTCCCCGGCCATGATCAGCGCGCCGGCCGCCCGAACGGAATCGGCCAGCCCTTCGTCGACCAGGCGCAGGTCAAGTCGTTTTTTAACGCATCTGGCGCTCATAGAACTCCACGATCCTTTCGGGCGTCAGGCCAAGACGCTTGCGTTGCTGCTCCGGCGTGCCCGGCGCGACGAAGGCCGCCGGCAGCGCCGCCGCCCGCACGGCACACTGCAGACCGCGCTCTGCGCAGAACAAAGACAGGTGCTCGCCCAGCCCGCCGCGCTCATACGCTTCTTCGGCCGTGACGAGGAGTTTTTTTCCGTCCAGCCGCGCCAGCGCCTCTTCCGGCAGCGGAGAAACGCGGTTCAGATAAAGCAGGTCGGGCGCTTCGCCGCCGCGTTCGTCAACCAGTTCGGCCGCCCGGCGAGCGATCTGGCAGGCCGATCCGGCCGCAGCGACGCACCATGAGCTGTTTCGATTCACGAAGGCGAAATCTGCCGTCTCGAAAGCGTCGGCCGGCGTCAGCCGTTCCACGGCGCTGCCGCGCGGATAGCGGATCAGCGACGGGCCTTCGCAGCGCGCCGCGCTCTCGAAGGCGGCCTTCAGCGAACGGCCGTCGTAAGGCGCCCAGACTTTCAGATTGGGGATGGCGCTGGCCCAGTTCATGTCGAACAGTCCCTGATGCGTCTCGCCGTCCTCGCCCACCAGTCCGGCGCGGTCCACGGCCAGGATCACCGGCAGACGCTGCAGACAGATGTCGTGCACCAGCTGGTCCATCGCCCGCTGCAAAAACGTCGAATAGATGCAGGCGATCGGCCTGAGGCCGCCGGCCGCCTGTCCCGCGGCGAACGTGAGCATATGTTCTTCGGCGATGCCCACGTCGAAAAAACGCCGCGGGAAAACGGCGCGGAGACGATTCAGCGCGCATCCTTCCGTCATGGCCGGGGTCAGGATCGTGACGCGGGGGTCTTTTTCCGCCAGATCTTCGATGCACGCAGCCGCCGCCCTGCTCCAGCTCGCCGAACTCGCGGGAGCTTTCCGCGCGGCGGCGACGCCGTGATAGGCGACGGGATTTTCTTCGGCCGGCGCGTACCCTTTGCCTTTTTCCGTGAGCACGTGGATCAGCAGGGGACCGTCGTAATTTTTCGCCAAAGCGAAGACGCGCTCGAGTTCCTGTTCGTCGTGTCCGTCAAACGGGCCCCAGTACGTCAGCCCCATGTCGCTGAAAAGGTTGCCGCGGCTCAGCGCTTTTTTGACGGCGTTCTTCATCCGCTCCAAACGCCGGTAGACCCGGTCGGTGCGGAACGCCTTTCGGCAAAAGCTCTTCACGACGTTTTTCGTGCCCTTGTACAGCGCGGAAGTGGACAGCCTCGCCAGATGCAGCGCCATGCCGCCCACGCGCGGGCTGATCGACATGGCGTTGTCGTTGAGGATGAAGATCACGGGATTGTCGAGGGAACCGGCGTGATTCAACGCTTCGAAGGACTCGCCGTTGATCAGCGCGCCGTCGCCGACGACGGCGACGACGTGATGCTTTTCGCCGCGCAGGTCGCGCGCGACCGCGTATCCCAGGGCCGCCGAGAGCGAGGTGCTGCTGTGTCCGACGCCGAAGTGGTCGTACGGGCTTTCGCTCATTTTCGGAAAGCCGCTGATGCCGCCCTCCGTCCGCAACGTCTCGAAACGGGCGTTGCGCCCCGTCAGGATCTTCCACGCATAGGCCTGGTGCCCCACGTCGAACACGACGCGGTCGCGCCGCGGATCGAAGACCCGCAGCAGCGCCACGATCAGTTCCACGGCTCCCAGAGAAGAAGCCAGATGGCCGCCGTTTTTCAGCGTGACGTCGACGATGCGGGAACGAACTTCGCCGATCAGTCCGGGAAGCTCCTTCTCGGGGAGCTTTTTTACGTCTTCCGGTCCCTTGATGTCGTCCAGCAGCGCCATGTCAATTCGACCTGTGCTCCAGATAGGCGGCCAGACTCCGCAGGAACGCGCCCTTTTCCCCGAACGGCTCCAGCTGCCTTTCGGCGTCCAGCGTCCTCTCATGAAGCAGCGCGCGGGCACCGTCGAGACCGTAGGCGCGCACGAACGTGCGTTTGCCCTGCGCTTCGTCTTTGCCGAGCGTCTTTCCCATCGCAGCCTGCGAACCGGTGCAGTCGAGGAGGTCGTCGGCGATCTGAAACGCCAGCCCGACGTTCTCTCCATACTTCATGAGCCGCTGCAAAAGCGCGCCGTCCGCCCCCGCCAAGATGGCGCCTGCGCACAACGAGGCGCGGATCAGCACCATCGTCTTCATCGAAGCGATGTCCATGACAAAACTCTGGTCGTTTGTCTGGCTGGCGCGATCCGTGTCGAGCACCTGGCCGCCGCAGATCCCTTCCGGGCCGAGCGCCTGCGCGAAAAGAGCGAGAGCCCGGACGCAGCGCTGCGGTTCGGCGCCGTTTTTCGACAGACCGTCGAGCGCGGTCTCGAACGCGTCAAGAAACAGCGCGTCACCGGCCAGCAGCGCCAGGGATTCGCCGTAAACGACATGGTTCGTCGGCTTGCCGCGGCGCAGCGTGTCGTTGTCCATGCAGGGCAGGTCGTCGTGAATCAAGGACGCGGTGTGCGCCATCTCGAACGCCGTCGCCATCGGCACAACGCTTTCGGCTTTTCCTCCCATGATCTCCGCTCCGGCCATGCACAAAACCGGGCGCAGGCGCTTGCCGCCCGCCAACAGAGAATAATTCATGGCCTCGCGCAGCCGCGCCGGAATGCGACGACGCTCCTCTTCGCAAAAAGTCCGCAGCGACCTTTCGAAAAAAGCCGAGCGGCGGCTCAGTTCTTCTTTAAAGTCCATTTTCGTCTTCTTCCTGCCGGTCAAAGTCGCTCAACGTCCCGTCGTCCTCCAGCTTCTTGACCTTCCCCTCCGCTTCGGCAAGGAACCGGCGGCACTCGGCCACGAGCTTCTGCCCTTCTTCATAGAGCGCCAGCGTTTGCTCAAGCGGCATCGCCGTACGCTCCATGTTTTTCAAGATTTCTTCAAGGCGTCCGATTTTTGCTGAATAGTCCATCTTCACGACTCCAATCAAAGCTCCCCGCAGAGAGAGAGAATGTTCTTCTTAAAAAAATATCCAGACCTCTGAAACCATTTGCCTTAATGGCCGTACCTGTGTTAAAATTCACTGGTTGTTACTGAACACTACACAAAGGAGGCTGCTTTAAATGTCCCAGGTATGTGACTGCTGTGGTCGCGGTCCTGCGACGGGAAATCAGCTGAGCCACTCTCATCGCAGAACTCGCAGACGCTGGCTGCTCAACCTTTTCTCCGTCCGCGTGGACCTTGGCGGCGGCGAAGCGAAGAGAATGCGCATCTGCTCCCGTTGCCTTCGTTCCGGAAAAGTCAAGAGAGCGCTCTAATCAAAACGGACAAGCCGCCGTTCCTTGTGCTGCCAATGATTTCAGCCGGAACTTTTCCGGTAGAACGGACACGCCGAGAGGCCCGAAAGGGGCCTCTTTTTTTATCCCCGGCTCCTGCCATGGCGGTGAAAAAGTCTGCGCCCGATGGGCGCAAACTTTTTCACCGTCATTTTTTTCTATTCGCCGCGGAGCTGCTCGAGAATCTCCAAAGCTTCCGCCTCGTCCACCAAGATTTCCCGGGGCTTGCCGCCATGCTGCGGTCCGACGATGCCCATGGACTCCATCGTATCGACCATGCGGGCGGCGCGGGTAAAACCGACGCGCATCTGGCGCTGCAGACCGCTCGACGAAGCCACGCCGGTGCTGAGCACGATCTTGATGGCTTCCTCAAGGCGGCTGTCTTCAAGAAAGTCGGAAGAAGTCCCGCCCTTTTCGTCACTTGCCTCTTCCAGATCGACGTATTCGGGATCGCCGAAAGTGTTGCGCAGATATTCGACCACCCTGATGTTCGTCTGTTCGTCCAGGAACGGCGACTGGATCCGCAGCGGATGCGGCGTCTTGGTGCTGACAAAGAGCATGTCGCCCTTGCCCAGCAGATTCTGCGCGCCGGACTTGTCCAGAATGGTTTTCGAGTCGACCGCCGACGGCAGCGCGAAAGACACTCGCGCCGGGATGTTCGCCTTGATAGTTCCGGTCAGCACGTTGACGGAGGGGCGCTGCGTCGCCAGCATCAGATGGATTCCGGAGGCGCGCGCTTTCTGCGCCAGACTCATGATGCAGTCTTCCACTTCTTTCTGAGCCGTCATCATCAGATCGGCCAGCTCGTCCACGATAATCACGATATGAGGCAGACGATCCTTGGGAAGAACTTTACTGTTGTACGAAAAGATATCCTTGACCTTTGCCTGATAGCAGACGTCGTAGCGCCGCTCCATCTCGCGCACGGCCCAGGCCAGAGCGTGCACGGCCCCCGTCGCCGAGACGATGGGTTTGGCGAGAATATGCGGCAGCGACTCGTAGATGCCCATCTCGACCCGCTTCGGATCGACCATGATGAAGCGCAGCTCCGCGGGCGTGTTGTGATAGCACAGAGAGACGATGCAGTTATTGACGAAAATGCTCTTGCCCGACCCCGTCGTTCCGGCGATCAGCAGATGCGGCAGGTCTTCCAAACCGGAGATGAGGATGCGCCCGTCCACCGTCTGCCCCAGCGGCAGCGGCAGCTTGAGTTTCGTTTTCTGGAAAACTTCGCTTTCCAGAATCTGGCGCAGCGGCACGGAACGGCGATTGACGTTCGGCAGTTCGATGCCCACATACGAGGTGCCGATGATCGGCGCTTCCACTCGGATCGAGGAGACGCCCAGCGCCACGGCAATGTCGTTGCCGAGAGCCATCACCTTGCTGACCTTGATGCCCGGAGCCAATTGGATCTGATACTGCACGACCGTCGGGCCGATGATCGTGCGCTTCAGTTCCGCGGAAACGCCGAAATCGGCAAGAGACAAGATCACTTTCTGTCCGTTTTCCTGCGCCTGCTGATCGTCGATGACCTCTTTGATGTCCCGATGCGGTCCGAGCAGATCGAGCGGCGGCGGGAAACTTCCCGCGGGAATCGGGCGTCCCGCGCAGAACTGAACGTTCTCCGTCCCGACCAGATCTCCCGACGGTTCCACTTCCACGGAAGGCTTTTTGCTGATCGGCACGGAACCGGCCGCTGCAAAGGCGCTTTCCGCTTCGCCAGCGCTTCCGGATTCCCCGGAAGTGACGGCGGCGGACGCTCTTTCGCCATTCGTATCGGAAAGTTCATCTTCCCGCGCCTCCGCCGCTTCATGGCCATAGCGGTCGGACTGGGGCGCGTTGGCAAAATAATCGCCGTAATCTTCGCTTTCGGCGTTCTCTCCCTGCTCGTCGGCGTATTGCTCGGCATACTCGTCGATGATCTCGCCGTTTTCGCGTTCCTTCCTGCCGTGACCGAACAGCGCCTTCACGGCAGCGCCCAGCGAGCCCCAGAAGCCTGTTTTTCCGGCGCCGCCGCTTTGGGGCGGGCTTTCCGTTTCAGAAACGGCGGCCTCGGCAGCCTCGGCTTCTTCGCTGGGCAACGCCTCTTCGGGGATACTTTCTTCCGGTCGCGCCGTTTCGGCCTCACCCTGCACCGCCGGCGCGGCTTCCCCCTCGGCCTGCGCAGAAGCGGGGGCCTGGGACGCTTTTTCGCGGCGCCAGCGCGGCATGTGAACGAACGACAAACGCTCGCGGAGCCAGGCAACACGAGCAGCGTTGAGATGTCCATAATTGAATGCCGCCAGTCCGACAAGACACAGCCCCGTCAGCATTGTCCCGATCACGCCGATAAAACGGGGCAGCACCTGAGAAGAGACGTTCCCCAGAATACCGGGACTGAGAAGTCCGATATTTTCGCCCGCTCCGATGCGCCGAAGCATTCCCAGGAACAGAGTGACGGCGCCGTAAAGACAAAACGTCCCCATCCACTGGCTGAAGACGGAATGAACCTGACGGTACAGCAAAGAACAAAAAAGGCCGTAGAAAAAATGCAACAGCAGCAGCACAAGACCGCCGCCCGCCAGCCGCAGCAGGCAGCTCGCCATGTCCTTACCCAGCACGCCGGCGCCTTTGGTGAACAACGAGGCCGTGACATACAGCAGGATCGCCGCCAGAAAAATCTGACACAGACGGAACAGCGCGCCGAATTCAAAACCGCGCTTGGCCATCCTGCCACGTGCAGACTGAGTTTTTGTGGCGCGCCGACGCGATTTAAAGCGATTTTTCGAACTCATCTATCAGCGGCCGTCCCTCCGACGACAAGCCCATCGATCAGCAACGATGGCTGTCCGTCTGTGACAGGGAGGCTTTGTCCCTCCTTTTCGCACATTCCCGGCTCCATGTGGAGCCTTTTGCCGACGGCGCGGATCCCCATCAGCGCGTCGATGCCGCGGCCGATCAGCGAAGCGCCCTTGACCGGGCGCGTTATTTTCCCGTCTTCGATCAGAGAGCCCTGCGTGACGTCGAAAACGAATTCCCCCGTCGTCGTGTTGACTTCGCCGCCGCCCATGCGGCAGACGAAGATCCCACGGGGAACGCTCTGGATCATCTCGCCCTGCTCGCGGGTCCCTTCGGCCACAAAGGTGTTGCTCATACGCGGCATCGGCAGGCCGGCATAGGACGAGCGCCGCCCGTTGCCGGTCAGGGGCAGGCCATACAAGCGCGCACATCGTTTGTCCGTCAGGTAGTTTTTCAGAATTCCCCGCTCGATAAGGACCGTCCGCCGGGAGGGCGTCCCTTCGTCGTCGCAGGCAAAAGAACCGTAGAGTCCGGGGATCGACGCGTCGTCAACGACCGTCACGTCCTCCGCCGCGACCTGTCTGCCGATTTTTCCCGCAAAGGACGACTGTTCCTCGAACGCGAGATCGGCTTCCATTCCATGCCCGCAGGCCTCATGGACAATGGTGCCGCCGGCTTCGTCGGATAAAAGCACCGGCATGGCGCCCGTCGGACACTCCACCGCTTCAAGGTTGAGCAAAGCCTCCCGAAGAGCTCTGCGAGCCACGTTGTTCGCGGAAAGCTCTCGAAAGAACTCACGGGCGTCTCCGGACAGGGAAAAAGCGTCATAGCCGCTTTCCAGACGTCCATTGCGTTCCACGATCACCTCGGCGGCAAAAGAACAATGTTCCACTTCCCCGGCACGGCTTCCTTCCGGTGAAACGACGACGTACCGGCGCGCGTTTGCGGAACAGGACAGCGTGATCTGCCTGATCCAGCCGCACTCTGCCCGCAGGCACCGGTCAGTTTCACCGAAAAAATCCACGTTCTCCGGAAAGAACGCCTGCACGCGGTCAATCGGAAAATTCATTGCGGGAACTTTCCCGCTTTTGACCGAAGCGATGCGGGCCGCCTCTGCAAGAGCCCGCGCCGCGCCGCCGCGTTCGACGCCGGAAACCACGGCAAAAGCCGAACTCCTGCCTTTCAGCAAACGGGCGGAACAGCCAGCGGACGAAGAGCTGGAAACCTCTTCGACTTTTCCGTCACTGTAGGACAAACTGCGCGACGCGGAGCGCTGAAAGTACAGATCGCCCCCATCAATACCGGGCAGAGCGCTCAAAAACTGCCTGCAGTCCTCCAAAGCGGCCATTAATATTTTTTCTTCCCCTGCAGCCGCCGCGCCGGCGAGGGAATGAGCCAGGGACGCCGGACTCCCTTCACGAACGCGGGGGCGCGCAGCTTCGCCGTACAAGCGCCGCTGTACAGCGCGACCCAGCCGATGCCGGGGACGACCAGATCTTCTTCGGGGCGGATCCGGAACTCTTCTTCACGCCAGCTCTGCGTCCGCAGTTTCGCCGCGCACTTGCGGCACGGCGGCACCAGCAATTCGCCGACATGATCCTTCATCAGGCCGTCGATGCGTTCTTCGCGGGTGCGATGGATCGTGACGCTGTCAGGAGCGAAAATCCCCAAGCGGACCCAGCCGCGCTCGCCCGCATCCGCAACTGTAAGCTGCGCCAAGCCGCCCCAAAAAACGGTTTGACCGGTTTTCAGCACCTCGATGCTGCTCTGAAAAACTTTTTTCGGCGAAAGAGCGGCAAGGCAATCAGGACAGAGCACGGGAACGAAGGGATCCTCCCCCTTCAAGCCGGGAGCGTCCACCAGAACGGGACCGTTCGCCATCCGGTATTCCGTCAGTCCCACGGTCGTGCCGGGCAGACGGGACACCGTCGGCACTTCATTCTTCAAAAGCGCGCCGAGGAGCGTGCTCTTGCCGACATTGGCGGCGCCGGCAAAAAGGAGCCGGTCGTCGGCGTCGAACGTCTCCTCGATGTGCCGTCGCAGTTCGGCCATATCGCCGCGGTTCTGCGCCGAGACCAGGAGAATCTGTTCCTGACGGACGCCCGTGCGTTCCGACAGCCACTGCAGCACGTCTTTGCGGGTCGTCCACGGTTCGAGCAGGTCGATTTTGTTGGCGATAACAAAGACAGGCTTTTTCATGCTTTCCGCCCAGTCGAGATCGGGCAGGGAAATCTCCGGACGACTCACGTCAAGGACAAGAAACAGGGCGGCGGCGCCCAGCGCGCGGGCCCTGATATCCTTTTGGATCCCCGGGTCAGCGAGCAGCGCCTTGCGATAAACGCCGTAATGCTTCATTTGAAAGCAGCGTTTGCAAAGCACGCCTTCGTCGGGATTCTTGCCCGGCACAAGATAGCCGGGGAGATTCTCGTCAACGCTCTGAAAAACGGCTCCGCAGCCGGGACAACGTTTCTTTTCTTCCATCGGAAGCGTCTCCTTCTTCTGTTCCCACGAATTTATTTGCTTTTGCGATAGAGCAACACGTTCTTCTGGTGTTCGGCTTCTGTTTTGGCAAAACGATGGCTTCCGTCGCCGCGGGCCACATAGTAGAGAAAATCGTTCTTCTCAGGTGCCAACGCGCTTTCCCAGGCTTGGGGCGAAGGAACGCAGACAGGAAGCGGCGGGAGCCCCGCGCTCTTATAGGTATTGTACGGCGAATCCACTTCGAGATGCTTGAACAGCACGCGCTTCAGCGTTTCGCCTTTCTGAAGATACCACGCGTAGACGACGCTGGCATCGATCTGCAGCAGCATGTTCTGAGCCAGCCGGTTCTCGATGACTCCGGCGATCACAGGGTATTCGCTGTCGATCTGCGCTTCGCGCTGCAGCAGAGAGGCGATCACCGCCGTCCGCAAAGCGTTGTCCTTATCGTTCAGAAGCGCGCCGAAACGGGCATACCACGCCGCCGACGCCTGTCTGACAAGCTCCGGCAGAGATGCCTCCGTCAGGGAATAGGTCTCGGGCAAAAGGAACGCGGCGCGTCCTTCGGCGGCGTCGGGCAAAATGCGGCGCATGGCCGCGGGGAAGTTGTCGAGGTCATTCAGGGCCGCTTTCTGCGCTTCGTCGCTCCCCAGCGAAAAAGGCTTTTGCGGCAGCGCGCCGGGAACGATGATCGCGCTGAAGTACGAAGGCGCGCTGCTGCTCAGCTGTTCAGCGACATACCAGGAAGGGCCGGAAGATATGTGATACCCCCCGGCGCGAAGCGAACGATCGGCGCCTTTCCTGCCGAGCCAGTACAGCAGATTGCGGCGGTCGGCAACGAGGTCCTCTTCGGCGATCCTTTGTGCGAAGTGGCGCAGAGATTCTCCCTCTTTCAGGAAGAGCTGAGCCGTCTTTTCGTTCTTATGGAACGGCATGACGAAGACGTCTTTCCACTGCGAAGGCTTCCAGCGATACACGGCGGCGGCGCCGACAAAAGCGAGCGCAAGGACTGCAAGGATTTTTTTCATCGCGGCGCCTGCCTTTATACGATCATCATGGCGTCCCCGAACGAAAAGAAGCGATATCGTTCCTTCACCGCTTCGGCGTACGCTTTCATGGTCAGGTCATAGCCCGCAAAGGCCGCAACCAGCATCACCAACGTGCTCTTGGGAAGATGAAAATTCGTGATCAGCGCGTCCACGACCTTGTATTCGAACCCAGGATAGATGAACAGCTCCGTTTCCAGCACGCCCGGATGAAGCCCCCCAGAGGCGGCGGCCATGCCTTCGAGCGTCCTCACCACGGTCGTGCCGAGGGCGACGACGCGCCCGCCGTTCTTCTTGGCCATGACGATCTTGTCATAGGCATCCTGCGGGATCACGCAGTGTTCGGCATGCATATGATGCCTTCGAATATCCTCCGTTTTGACGGGGCGGAACGTTCCCAGCCCGACTTCGAGCGTAATGTCGGCGATCGTCACGCCGCGCTTGGCGACTTTCCGAAGCAGCTCTCGAGTAAAATGGAGGCCGGCCGTCGGCGCCGCCGCAGAACGGGGATCCTTCGCATAAACGGTCTGATAATCCTCGGGGCGCGACGAGCGCTCATGAATATAAGGGGGCAGCGGCATCGAGCCGTTTGCCTCGGCCAGAGCGCGCACATCGCAGTCGGCGGGGAAAACGACGCGGCGCACGCCGTCTTCGCTTTTGACGGCGTCGATTGTGACCACGACGTCGCCGTCAAGGCGCACCCGCGATCCCTCGGGCAGCTTGCGGCCGGGGCGAACCAGAGCCTCCCAGCATTTTTCGCCGTCGTCCTCCGGACGCAGCAGAAGGACCTCCACCTGGGCGCTGCCGTTGACCTTCACGCCTCCGACGCGCGCGGCCATAACGCGCGTGTCGTTGCGCACAAGGACATCGCCGGGGCGAAGCCATTGGAGAACATCGTGGAAATGCTGGTGAAACAGCTTCCCGTCCGC
This sequence is a window from Pyramidobacter sp. YE332. Protein-coding genes within it:
- a CDS encoding TldD/PmbA family protein codes for the protein MAALEDCRQFLSALPGIDGGDLYFQRSASRSLSYSDGKVEEVSSSSSAGCSARLLKGRSSAFAVVSGVERGGAARALAEAARIASVKSGKVPAMNFPIDRVQAFFPENVDFFGETDRCLRAECGWIRQITLSCSANARRYVVVSPEGSRAGEVEHCSFAAEVIVERNGRLESGYDAFSLSGDAREFFRELSANNVARRALREALLNLEAVECPTGAMPVLLSDEAGGTIVHEACGHGMEADLAFEEQSSFAGKIGRQVAAEDVTVVDDASIPGLYGSFACDDEGTPSRRTVLIERGILKNYLTDKRCARLYGLPLTGNGRRSSYAGLPMPRMSNTFVAEGTREQGEMIQSVPRGIFVCRMGGGEVNTTTGEFVFDVTQGSLIEDGKITRPVKGASLIGRGIDALMGIRAVGKRLHMEPGMCEKEGQSLPVTDGQPSLLIDGLVVGGTAADR
- a CDS encoding TlyA family RNA methyltransferase, whose translation is MSARCVKKRLDLRLVDEGLADSVRAAGALIMAGEVLIDGQPASSAGQPVKDAAVVRLKSGSGGWVSRGAHKLLTAIERFHLKLDGRVCLDVGASTGGFTQVMLKHGAAKVYAVDVGYGLLDWSLRTDPRVVVMERRNARSLTGEMFSPPPDFACSDASFISLRLLLNPLAASTSADAEAVVLVKPQFEVRREEVGEGGVVRSADVHCGVLEDLSAFIGGETPWGLAGAAWSAIKGPKGNIEFLFHLKKNVASVAVDFHELVRMSHEALAE
- the rpmB gene encoding 50S ribosomal protein L28: MSQVCDCCGRGPATGNQLSHSHRRTRRRWLLNLFSVRVDLGGGEAKRMRICSRCLRSGKVKRAL
- a CDS encoding DNA translocase FtsK, translating into MAKRGFEFGALFRLCQIFLAAILLYVTASLFTKGAGVLGKDMASCLLRLAGGGLVLLLLHFFYGLFCSLLYRQVHSVFSQWMGTFCLYGAVTLFLGMLRRIGAGENIGLLSPGILGNVSSQVLPRFIGVIGTMLTGLCLVGLAAFNYGHLNAARVAWLRERLSFVHMPRWRREKASQAPASAQAEGEAAPAVQGEAETARPEESIPEEALPSEEAEAAEAAVSETESPPQSGGAGKTGFWGSLGAAVKALFGHGRKERENGEIIDEYAEQYADEQGENAESEDYGDYFANAPQSDRYGHEAAEAREDELSDTNGERASAAVTSGESGSAGEAESAFAAAGSVPISKKPSVEVEPSGDLVGTENVQFCAGRPIPAGSFPPPLDLLGPHRDIKEVIDDQQAQENGQKVILSLADFGVSAELKRTIIGPTVVQYQIQLAPGIKVSKVMALGNDIAVALGVSSIRVEAPIIGTSYVGIELPNVNRRSVPLRQILESEVFQKTKLKLPLPLGQTVDGRILISGLEDLPHLLIAGTTGSGKSIFVNNCIVSLCYHNTPAELRFIMVDPKRVEMGIYESLPHILAKPIVSATGAVHALAWAVREMERRYDVCYQAKVKDIFSYNSKVLPKDRLPHIVIIVDELADLMMTAQKEVEDCIMSLAQKARASGIHLMLATQRPSVNVLTGTIKANIPARVSFALPSAVDSKTILDKSGAQNLLGKGDMLFVSTKTPHPLRIQSPFLDEQTNIRVVEYLRNTFGDPEYVDLEEASDEKGGTSSDFLEDSRLEEAIKIVLSTGVASSSGLQRQMRVGFTRAARMVDTMESMGIVGPQHGGKPREILVDEAEALEILEQLRGE
- the xseB gene encoding exodeoxyribonuclease VII small subunit, with translation MDYSAKIGRLEEILKNMERTAMPLEQTLALYEEGQKLVAECRRFLAEAEGKVKKLEDDGTLSDFDRQEEDENGL
- the dxs gene encoding 1-deoxy-D-xylulose-5-phosphate synthase, producing MALLDDIKGPEDVKKLPEKELPGLIGEVRSRIVDVTLKNGGHLASSLGAVELIVALLRVFDPRRDRVVFDVGHQAYAWKILTGRNARFETLRTEGGISGFPKMSESPYDHFGVGHSSTSLSAALGYAVARDLRGEKHHVVAVVGDGALINGESFEALNHAGSLDNPVIFILNDNAMSISPRVGGMALHLARLSTSALYKGTKNVVKSFCRKAFRTDRVYRRLERMKNAVKKALSRGNLFSDMGLTYWGPFDGHDEQELERVFALAKNYDGPLLIHVLTEKGKGYAPAEENPVAYHGVAAARKAPASSASWSRAAAACIEDLAEKDPRVTILTPAMTEGCALNRLRAVFPRRFFDVGIAEEHMLTFAAGQAAGGLRPIACIYSTFLQRAMDQLVHDICLQRLPVILAVDRAGLVGEDGETHQGLFDMNWASAIPNLKVWAPYDGRSLKAAFESAARCEGPSLIRYPRGSAVERLTPADAFETADFAFVNRNSSWCVAAAGSACQIARRAAELVDERGGEAPDLLYLNRVSPLPEEALARLDGKKLLVTAEEAYERGGLGEHLSLFCAERGLQCAVRAAALPAAFVAPGTPEQQRKRLGLTPERIVEFYERQMR
- a CDS encoding NAD(+)/NADH kinase, whose product is MKFGLIVNLSKPEAVQLAEELCAWGRKRDNPFLLFADEAAALRQSGIPLDRWLAEVETALVIGGDGTFLQAAHLVQHSGINLFGVSVGHLGFLAVGDPRRVREQIEQIEKGDFKIERRRCLEGVLATEEKERRVFALNDLVLSKGIQARLVSLDVQVQGKPICEYRADGVIISTPTGSTAYALSAGGPIVPPSLDCMLLVPICAHTLYARPTLLGPDDCLTLRPTENSELFLTVDGADVYPFSSRDRLDVRLSRDHGVNTISLPQFDYYDLLHEKLLWGWNPVSERSARRA
- a CDS encoding farnesyl diphosphate synthase, whose product is MDFKEELSRRSAFFERSLRTFCEEERRRIPARLREAMNYSLLAGGKRLRPVLCMAGAEIMGGKAESVVPMATAFEMAHTASLIHDDLPCMDNDTLRRGKPTNHVVYGESLALLAGDALFLDAFETALDGLSKNGAEPQRCVRALALFAQALGPEGICGGQVLDTDRASQTNDQSFVMDIASMKTMVLIRASLCAGAILAGADGALLQRLMKYGENVGLAFQIADDLLDCTGSQAAMGKTLGKDEAQGKRTFVRAYGLDGARALLHERTLDAERQLEPFGEKGAFLRSLAAYLEHRSN